GGAGCAGCCTCACTGGGGTATGGTTCTGGGCGGTCCCTGGGATGATTTGCTAAGTGACATTCTCCATTCTCAGAGTGCCCACTGTTCAGTCACATTGCTTCTGTCACTGAGCTTCAGGGTCATCCAGACCCCAAGCCAGGGAATCTGCCTGAGTTAACAATGATGTGTCCCATTATTCATTCCGCAGAAAACTCCTGGAAGGCGAAGAGTGTCGCATTGGCTTTGGCCccattcctttctcccttccagaAGGACTCCCCAAAATCCCTTCCACGTCCACTCACATAAAGGTCAAGAGCGAAGAGAAAGTCAAGATGGTAGAAAAGTCAGAGAAGGAGACGGTGATAGTGGAGGAGCAGACAGAGGAGATCCAGGTCACCGAGGAAGTGactgaggaggaagagaaagaggccaaagaggaagaagggggagaggaggaagaagccaagtctcccacagaaGGAGGGGCTGCATCCCCGGAAGAGGAGGCCAAGTCCCCAGCCGAGGCCAAGTCCCCAGTGAAAGAAGAGGCCAAGTCTCCAGCCGAGGCCAAATCCCCAGCCGAGGCCAAGTCCCCAGCCGAGGCCAAGTCCCCCGAGAAGGCCAAGTCCCCAGTGAAAGAAGAGGCCAAGTCCCCCGAGAAGGCCAAGTCCCCAGTGAAAGAAGAGGCCAAATCTCCAGCCGAGGCCAAGTCCCCCGAGAAAGCCAAGTCCCCAGCCGAGGCCAAGTCCCCCGAGAAGGCCAAGTCCCCAGTGAAGGAGGAGGCCAAGTCCCCTGAGAAGGCCAAGTCCCCAGTTGAAGTCAAATCTCCAGCCGAGGCCAAATCCCCAGCTGAGGCCAAGTCCCCCGAGAAGGCCAAGTCACCAGCCGAAGCCAAATCCCCCGAGAAGGCCAAGTCCCCAGTGAAGGAGGAGGCCAAGTCCCCCGAGAAGGCCAAGTCCCCAGTGAAGGAAGAGGCCAAGTCTCCAGCCGAGGCCAAGTCCCCCGAGAAGGCCAAGTCCCCCGTGAAAGAAGAGGCCAAGTCCCCTGAGAAGGCCAAGTCTCCAGCCGAGGCCAAGTCCCCAGTGAAAGAAGAGGCCAAGTCCCCCGAGAAGGCCAAGTCCCCAGAGAAGGAAGAGGCCAAGTCTCCAGCCGAGGCCAAGTCCCCTGAGAAGGCCAAGTCCCCCGAGAAGGCCAAGTCCCCAGTTGAAGTCAAATCTCCAGCCGAGGCCAAATCCCCCGAGAAGGCCAAGTCCCCAGTGAAAGAAGAGGCCAAGTCCCCCGAGAAGGCCAAGTCTCCAGTGAAGGAGGAGGCCAAGTCCCCCGAGAAGGCCAAGTCTCCAGTGAAGGAAGAGGCCAAGTCCCCTGAGAAGGCCAAGTCCCCAGTGAAGGAGGAGGCCAAGTCCCCCGAGAAGGCCAAGTCCCCAGTGAAGGAGGAGGCCAAGTCCCCTGAGAAGGCCAAGTCCCCAGTGAAGGAGGAGGCCAAGTCCCCCGAGAAGGCCAAGTCCCCTGAGAAGGCCAAGTCCCCAGTGAAGGAGGAGGCCAAGTCCCCCGAGAAGGCCAAGTCCCCAGTGAAGGAGGAGGCCAAGTCCCCCGAGAAGGCCAAGTCCCCAGTGAAGGAGGAGGCCAAGTCCCCAGAGAAGGAGACCCCCAAGAAGGAGGAGGTGAAAGTCAAAGAGCCCCCAAAGAAGGTGGAGGAGACAGCCCCCGCCCCACCGAAAGTGGAGAAGGACAGCAAGAAAGACGAGGCACCCAAGAAGGAGGCCCCAAAGCCTGCTGTAGAAAAGCCCAAAGAATCTACAGCTGAAGCCAAGAAGGACGAGGCTGAAGATAAGAAAAAAGCAGCTCCTGCCAAgatggaggggaaggaggaggctaAACCCAAAGAGAAGACGGAGGTGGCCAAGAAGGAGCCGGAGGATGCCAAGGCCAAAGAACCCAGCAAACCCACAGAGAAGGAGCCCGAGAAGCCAAAGAAGGAGGAGACCCCCGCAGCCCCGGTGAAGAAGGAAGCCAAGGAGGAGGCCAGGAAGCCCGAGGAGAAACCCAAGACggaggccaaggccaaggaggATGACAAGGCCCTCTCAAAAGAGCCCAGCAAACCCAAGACGGAGAAGGCAGAGAAATCCTCCAGCACGGACCAGAAAGATAGCAGGCCTCCGGAGAAAGCCACAGAAGACAAGGCCGCCAAGGGGGAGAAATAGAGCGGGAAGAAGGGACGTCCCAGAGCAGCCAAAGACTCGGGGGGAGGGTGGTCCTGGAACTCAAGGGCCGGTGTAAGGaatttcccttccctcctcccttttctTTATGTAAGAAGAAACTCTGCTTAGACGACGGGCCCTCCTTTGCCAAACAGGAATTTCTGTTAGCGACATGTTAGCGAGAGGGCGCcgacacccacatcccaaccCTCCCTAGGCGATGGACAATTATGTTATGATAGCTTATGTAGCCGAATGTGATGTACGCCGAATGCCACACGTAAACACTTGACACAAACTGCCCCACCTCCTTTCCAAATAAGTGCATTTATTTCCTGTATGTACAACTGACTGATGACCGCAGTAACGAACGAGCAGTTAGACATGCATTACGCTTGAGATGTCTTAACCTACTCCCGAATGCCTTCTGTTTTCCAAAACAGTGGTCAAGCCCTCACCCCGAGCTCTCTGTCCTGGAAGAgctggagcaggtggggctgggctgtggccacCGAACCAAGCCAGGGCGCACTTTCCACTGGAGTTCACTTTCAATTGCTTCTGTGCAATAAAACCAAGTGCTTATAACATGGAAGTGCTGCTGCCATCTTTCATTCTCTTCCCTTGGGGGCACTGGGGGCTGGGATGGAGAGGGCTCTAGACGTCGCACCTAAGATGGCGAGGGACTAAGTGACCTTCAGAGTGTGCTTGTGGGTCTGGGACCAGATGCATGGCCTCTCTGGTGCTGTTTCCTGGACCCAAACCGTGTGCCAGACAAAATGGCAGGTGCTTTAATGTTAGGATCTGCGGACAGGTGGCCAGTCGTGTGGGGGTCCATGGACTGCCTTCATCATCACCAATCACCTGGCGGCCTTAGAAACCTGCACACTGCTTGGCCCCACCCTGGGCCACTGAATCACAATCTGAGGTTGGCTTGCCCAGCTCTGTGCAGATGGTGGCACACACTGAGGTATGGGAAGAGGTGTGGTCCGAGATTCTGCAGTCTGTTGATGGGATCCTGCATGTCCACTTCTGTAAGGAGGGAGGGGCCTGCTGGGTGAGGGGCCGTCGTCCGCTAACTCACCTGTGCTGAAGACTTGACTGGGAACAGTCTGGTTGCTGGGCTGACCCGCAGTGTGCGTCACTGAAGTCTACTGTGAAAGCTGGGGTCGTCATGTAGGTTTCCATGGGGTCTTTGCTGTGAGACCCTGTGCAGATTCCAACCTGAGGACTGTCACAATACCTTGTTCTGTTTGCTTAGCACCTCTCAGGGGAACTCCCCAGGAGGTGGTTCTCAAGGAGCCCTAATTTCCCTGTACCTCTGGTTCAGTGGTGATTGGTCCAAGAACAGCCACTTGACACCAGCTGAACCAATGAGAGCCCTCTCTTGGGATTTTCAACTTGGGACCAGAGTAGCTGGCCATCCTCTGGCTGTGGAAGGCAGGATGTGGGCAGCCACGTCTTCAGCCTTGTGGAGAAGCCAGCCTGACCCTGGGTTTGGTGTATGACCAGAGGTGGGACACCTCAAGAGCCATGGGAGATTTCAGGTATCTTCATCCTTTGTTGCCCATTCCTGCGGCAGTCAATCCCCCTCTTTGCCAAAGCTCCTTGGGGGTGACGGTGCTGTCCATCGCAACCAGAGTTCTGAATAGAAAAGcaactgaggggctggtgctgtggcgtagcaggtaaagccgccacctgtggtgccggcatcccacatgggtgctggtttgagacctggctgctccacttccaatccagctctctgctatggcctgggaaagcagtagaaggtggtccaggtccttgggcccctgcacctgtgtgggagacccggaagaagctcttggctcctggcttcggatcagtgcagctccggccattgcagccatctggggagtgaactagcagatggaagacctctccttctctgtgtaactctgaattttgaataaataaatcttaaaaaaaaaaaaaaaggtgaaagggCTGGTGACCATGCTACAGGCCAAGTGGTGCTGTCCTGGGGAGTGGGCAAGTGCCTCCCCAAAGTTCTGCCATGGTCAACTCCTCAGGATAGGATCGGGTATCAGACTGCCCCTTCAGGGTCCTGCTGTCTCAGCAGTTactgtatgtatacatgtgtagctctctgctggcctcatTCCCAGCCCCTCCAATCAGAACTTGCCAGTGTTTCTGCCCACCAACTCCCTCCTACCTAATTCATAAAGCTCCCGCCAAGACAGGCGGTCAGGAGGCAGGCTGGGGTCACTTCTGCCCTTGACCGGCAATAACAGCCGGCCTCCTATCGGAGACGGACACTGCAGACTCCAATGGTGAGCACCGAGCAGTGGGGCTACCTTGTTCTGTAACTGGTCCACATCTCGCCTTCGGCAAATGTTTCCCCTTTGTCACAAGgtctgaattttttaaacttttatttgtatttatttgaaaggcaaagtgacaggcaGACAGATACAAAAAGAGTGGGATCTTgaacctactggttcactccccagatggccagaacagctgaggctgggccaatgcCAAGAACCgtgaactcaatccaagtctcctgggttggtggcaggggcccgagaactggagccatcatctgctggcccccagggtgcacacgaacaggaagctggatcagcagccaCGGTGGActaacctaggcactccaacatgggatgtgggcgtcccaatcagtggcttaacctgctgcactaccacATCTGCCTCTGCATATgttttaaattagtttatttggagactcagagagacagagacagagctccccaaatgcctgcaatggccagcgccaGGTCaaggctggaagctgggaagtcaatccagatctcccatgtggagagCCATCGCTCAGTGTCTCACAGGgtgcacttcagcagggagctggaatcaggaagtgGATCTGGGAGTCAAGCCGGGGCACTCAAATGTGggatagaggggctggtgctgtggcgcagcgggttaatgccctggcctgaagagccagcatcccatatgggcactggttcaagacccggctgttccacttccgatccagctctctgctatggcctgagaaaacagtagaagatggcccaagtccttgggcctctgcaccggtgtgggagacctggaagaagctcctggctcctggcttgggattggtgcagctccggctgttgtggccaactggggagtgaaccagcagatggaagacctctctctctctgtgtaactctgacttttgaataaataaatcttaaaaaaaaaaatgtggaatgcAAGCATCCCGAGCACTGGCTTAACCAccagcccaaatgcccaccccagtctgaatttttaaaagagtgcCAAGAGGGTTAGGATGGTCACATttaaacaaacacatctttaaatGCCATTGGCTCTTCGTCCAAATTACCAAACACACATAAGGACTCCAGGGAAATATAAGCAGTAATTTTCCGAGCATCTCTGCCTGGAGAAATGAACTCTGCCCTGAGAAATTGGACAGACCTTCCCCACACCGAATACACACACAGGTCCCAGCTACAGTATCTGAGTATCAAGCTGGGATCTGGGACTCAGGAAATCCCCATGTATCTTATCTGAAAAAAGTTACAGCTGATGGTTATACCACCTTACTTATTATAAATAAGTACCTTTCTAAGATAACCACGTTTTTATATGAATTCTCTTCCATCCACATGAGTGTTTTCCAGGGTAGGTATTCTGatgattctgtctctccctctctcatctgtaactctttctgacttatgtaaaaaaaaataataaactacacTTTGGCTAAGCATTTTAAGCAtttag
The sequence above is drawn from the Oryctolagus cuniculus chromosome 21, mOryCun1.1, whole genome shotgun sequence genome and encodes:
- the NEFH gene encoding neurofilament heavy polypeptide; this translates as MSFGGADALLGAPFASLHGGGSLHYALSRKGSTRSATGSSSGFHSWARTSVSSVSASPSRFRGAGAASSTDSLDTLSNGPEGCVVAAAAARSEKEQLQALNDRFAGYIDKVRQLEAHNRSLEGEAAALRQQQAGRAAMGELYEREVREMRGAVLRLGAARGQLRLEQEHLLEDIAHVRQRLDDEARQREEAEAAARALSRFAQEAEAARAELQKKAQALQEECGYLRRHHQEEVGELLGQIQGCGAAQAQAQAEARDALKCDVTSALREIRAQLEGHAVQSTLQSEEWFRVRLDRLSEAAKVNTDAMRTAQEEITEYRRQLQARTTELEALKSTKESLERQRSELEDRHQADIASYQEAIQQLDNELRNTKWEMAAQLREYQDLLNVKMALDIEIAAYRKLLEGEECRIGFGPIPFSLPEGLPKIPSTSTHIKVKSEEKVKMVEKSEKETVIVEEQTEEIQVTEEVTEEEEKEAKEEEGGEEEEAKSPTEGGAASPEEEAKSPAEAKSPVKEEAKSPAEAKSPAEAKSPAEAKSPEKAKSPVKEEAKSPEKAKSPVKEEAKSPAEAKSPEKAKSPAEAKSPEKAKSPVKEEAKSPEKAKSPVEVKSPAEAKSPAEAKSPEKAKSPAEAKSPEKAKSPVKEEAKSPEKAKSPVKEEAKSPAEAKSPEKAKSPVKEEAKSPEKAKSPAEAKSPVKEEAKSPEKAKSPEKEEAKSPAEAKSPEKAKSPEKAKSPVEVKSPAEAKSPEKAKSPVKEEAKSPEKAKSPVKEEAKSPEKAKSPVKEEAKSPEKAKSPVKEEAKSPEKAKSPVKEEAKSPEKAKSPVKEEAKSPEKAKSPEKAKSPVKEEAKSPEKAKSPVKEEAKSPEKAKSPVKEEAKSPEKETPKKEEVKVKEPPKKVEETAPAPPKVEKDSKKDEAPKKEAPKPAVEKPKESTAEAKKDEAEDKKKAAPAKMEGKEEAKPKEKTEVAKKEPEDAKAKEPSKPTEKEPEKPKKEETPAAPVKKEAKEEARKPEEKPKTEAKAKEDDKALSKEPSKPKTEKAEKSSSTDQKDSRPPEKATEDKAAKGEK